Proteins encoded together in one Quercus lobata isolate SW786 chromosome 3, ValleyOak3.0 Primary Assembly, whole genome shotgun sequence window:
- the LOC115980721 gene encoding putative disease resistance protein At3g14460 codes for MSKLINLKRLIFKEPLEYLFEFPRGTGRLSSLTKLGHFFVGGKDDSQRCGLGELKDLNHLQGTLKICRLGNVVDVCEAKNAELNKKIGLRDLYLYFSGENVENDGGRMETDVSVLNALEPPPGLEKLEIDSYRGTTMFPNWMMSLAKLKRLSLSNCENLERIPPLGKLQFLEHLIIGAHAFPFKKLGVEFLGIESENKKDGIIKIFPNLKTLRFFLLLKWEEWIGIEGQEEEDCIIIMPCLQKLQIWTCPKLKSLPDFLFKTSLQEFEVSGSPILCKRYQRGTGEDWAKISHIPNIRIDGIEVQRDDDEEEFDQEEQSEDEEEGQ; via the exons ATGAGTAAACTGATTAATTTAAAACGTCTTATTTTCAAAGAACCTTTGGAATATCTTTTTGAGTTTCCAAGAGGGACTGGGAGATTGAGCTCTCTTACAAAATTAGGTCATTTCTTTGTAGGTGGCAAGGATGATAGCCAAAGATGTGGACTCGGagaattaaaagatttgaaccACCTTCAAGGAACTCTTAAAATATGTAGGCTGGGGAACGTGGTAGATGTGTGTGAGGCCAAGAATGCAGAGCTCAATAAAAAGATAGGCCTCCGTGATTTGTATCTGTACTTTTCTGGAGAGAACGTAGAGAATGATGGAGGAAGAATGGAGACTGATGTATCAGTTCTGAATGCCTTAGAGCCACCTCCAGGCTTGGAGAAGTTAGAAATTGATTCGTACCGGGGCACCACAATGTTCCCTAATTGGATGATGTCCCTAGCCAAATTGAAAAGGCTTTCTCTGTCAAATTGCGAAAATTTAGAGCGCATACCTCCTTTGGGAAAGCTTCAGTTCCTTGAACATTTAATTATAGGTGCTCACGCTTTTCCATTCAAAAAGTTGGGTGTTGAATTTTTGGGAATAGAATCTGAAAACAAGAAAGACggcataataaaaatattccCAAATTTGAAAACTCTCCGGTTTTTCCTTTTGCTCAAGTGGGAAGAATGGATTGGGATTGAAGGACAAGAAGAGGAAGATTGTATTATTATAATGCCCTGTCTTCAAAAGTTGCAAATTTGGACGTGCCCAAAGTTGAAGTCCCTGCCGGATTtcctttttaaaacttcattgcAGGAGTTTGAGGTGAGTGGCAGTCCGATTCTCTGCAAACGTTACCAAAGAGGGACAGGAGAGGACTGGGCCAAGATTTCCCATATCCCAAACATCAGGATTGATGGAATTGAAGTGCAAAGAGACG atgatgaagaagagtTTGACCAAGAAGAGCAGTCTGAGGACGAAGAAGAGGGCCAATGA
- the LOC115980722 gene encoding putative disease resistance protein RGA3 gives MAWALVSTIVDQLGSLIASELKDRLGSLLPSEVASIVNVKEEVEKLERKFHEIQAKLNDAEERQVKEEAVRLWLEKLNNVSYEMGDVLDEWNTAKIKADIEKKEEAEASTAKRRKVLSLVSTFFQRRDIALKIKEITEKLDEIDREGDMYQFALTRVNEKVMRPLTDSHVDVSSIFGRDEVKGDLVNSLLGRGNEEERSPHVISLAGMGGVGKTTLAQLAYNDSEVNSAHFEIKGWVCVSNPFNKFMVAKEIIQAFEDNDSKKGDSNTTHWPSLMDKIRELVRGRKLFLVLDDVWTEDSTLWEPFRLALQNAAQGSRILVTTRNNRVAQVMGSAKMINLEELSDDDCWSIFSTIAFSDRDSEQRKDLEEIGRKISDKCKGLPLAARTLGSLMRFKSRKEQWEKVFCSRLWEFKDVERGLFAPLLLSYYDLPSPLRRCFLYCALFPKDYDFSDEDLVSMWMAQGYIKSNARSVASDYLEILFIRSLFQDFRGDVYDENIRGFKMHDIVHDLAQFMAKNECITINGYEEYRPNLQNARHLYLEIPQNAQIPESIYNAKNLRTLIVVGHDSYNVSKLFHHFRCLRTLSLSCH, from the coding sequence ATGGCTTGGGCTCTTGTTTCTACCATCGTGGACCAGCTTGGTTCACTCATTGCTTCAGAGTTGAAGGACCGGCTTGGTTCGCTTCTTCCTTCAGAGGTTGCGTCGATTGTAAATGTCAAGGAAGAAGTCGAAAAGCTTGAACGCAAATTCCACGAGATCCAGGCAAAGCTCAACGATGCAGAGGAAAGGCAAGTGAAGGAGGAAGCTGTGAGGCTTTGGTTAGAAAAGCTCAACAACGTATCCTACGAGATGGGCGACGTATTGGATGAGTGGAACACTGCCAAGATCAAAGCAGACattgagaaaaaagaagaagctgaaGCTAGTACTGCTAAGAGGAGGAAGGTATTGTCCCttgtttctactttttttcAGCGTCGTGATATTGCTCTTAAGATAAAAGAAATTACTGAAAAGTTAGATGAGATTGACAGAGAGGGAGATATGTACCAGTTTGCACTGACTCGTGTCAATGAAAAAGTTATGAGACCACTAACTGATTCCCACGTTGATGTGTCGAGCATTTTCGGTCGTGATGAGGTTAAGGGTGATCTAGTGAACAGCCTATTGGGCAGGGgtaatgaagaagaaagaagcccACATGTCATTTCTTTAGCGGGCATGGGTGGTGTTGGGAAAACCACTCTTGCTCAACTAGCATATAATGATAGTGAGGTGAATTCTGCCCATTTTGAGATAAAGGggtgggtttgtgtttctaATCCTTTCAATAAGTTTATGGTTGCCAAAGAAATCATTCAAGCATTTGAAGACAATGACTCCAAAAAAGGTGACTCCAACACTACTCACTGGCCAAGTCTAATGGATAAAATACGTGAATTGGTTCGGGGAAGAAAGCTATTTCTTGTCCTTGATGATGTGTGGACTGAAGACTCCACATTGTGGGAGCCATTTAGACTTGCACTCCAAAATGCTGCCCAAGGCAGTAGAATTCTAGTCACTACACGTAACAATAGAGTTGCACAAGTTATGGGAAGTGCAAAAATGATCAATTTGGAGGAATTGTCTGATGATGACTGCTGGTCGATTTTTAGTACAATAGCATTTTCTGACAGGGATTCTGAGCAACGTAAGGATTTAGAAGAGATTGGTAGGAAAATATCAGACAAGTGCAAAGGCTTGCCCCTTGCTGCAAGGACTCTAGGGAGTCTCATGCGCTTCAAGAGTCGGAAGGAACAGTGGGAGAAGGTTTTTTGTAGTAGATTGTGGGAATTCAAAGACGTTGAAAGAGGTCTTTTTGCACCATTGTTACTGAGTTATTATGATTTGCCCTCGCCACTGAGACGGTGTTTCTTATATTGTGCTCTCTTTCCAAAAGATTATGACTTTTCTGATGAGGATTTGGTATCTATGTGGATGGCACAAGGTTATATTAAGTCGAATGCAAGAAGTGTggcaagtgattacttagaaattttattcattcgCTCTCTCTTCCAAGATTTTAGGGGTGATGTATATGATGAAAATATTAGGGGGTTCAAGATGCATGATATAGTGCATGATTTGGCACAGTTCATGGCAAAAAATGAATGCATCACAATCAATGGTTACGAAGAGTACAGGCCAAATCTTCAAAATGCTCGGCATTTGTATTTAGAAATTCCACAAAATGCTCAAATTCCCGAGTCCATCTACAACGCAAAAAATCTACGCACCCTCATCGTTGTAGGTCATGATAGTTATAATGTGTCCAAGTTGTTCCATCATTTTAGATGTTTACGGACATTAAGTTTGAGCTGTCATTAA